Proteins co-encoded in one Bacillus spongiae genomic window:
- a CDS encoding DUF1292 domain-containing protein, protein MTVEIGEELLIGEQGQEESFEVLYTFEWKGENYLVVGLTKDLDEESDDPTVTAFRYSEEEDGTIVYEEIESEEEWNEVESRFMAYQDELENETYSG, encoded by the coding sequence ATGACTGTTGAAATTGGTGAAGAGCTCTTAATCGGTGAACAAGGTCAAGAAGAATCATTTGAAGTCCTTTATACATTTGAATGGAAGGGCGAAAATTATTTAGTCGTTGGCTTAACAAAGGATTTAGATGAGGAAAGTGACGATCCTACCGTCACAGCCTTCCGTTACTCTGAGGAAGAGGATGGCACAATCGTGTATGAAGAAATTGAATCTGAAGAGGAATGGAATGAAGTGGAATCTCGTTTTATGGCCTATCAAGATGAACTAGAAAATGAAACGTACTCAGGCTAA
- a CDS encoding DUF3934 domain-containing protein, which produces MSKPKKKSGVGSGTGKKGWNRWQAAANKKKSNKPYKSKGQKQASSKKK; this is translated from the coding sequence ATGAGTAAACCAAAGAAAAAAAGCGGAGTTGGTAGTGGAACGGGTAAGAAAGGCTGGAACCGTTGGCAAGCCGCAGCAAATAAAAAGAAAAGTAATAAGCCATATAAGAGCAAGGGTCAAAAGCAAGCTTCAAGCAAAAAGAAATGA
- a CDS encoding ABC transporter permease, with amino-acid sequence MHWLSTLIPYTQPNSFLYLYTITFIRSGDYFGLYIRLTCIGSFILYFFVQGYSQVVLVIITGFLTGFQLLPLRKHHQYKIWVTLYPVNHEERILPFQKLLSRLLYCQTAALSILILVKGELLTAFVTCLVGSVFSYGYVYLYSKNKLKHNKKIA; translated from the coding sequence TTGCATTGGCTTTCTACTCTCATCCCCTATACTCAACCTAATAGTTTTCTATATTTATATACAATAACATTTATTAGAAGTGGAGATTATTTTGGTTTATACATTCGATTAACATGTATTGGCAGCTTTATTTTGTATTTTTTCGTGCAAGGGTACTCTCAAGTTGTATTGGTCATCATAACGGGGTTCCTAACAGGTTTTCAACTTCTGCCATTACGGAAACATCATCAGTATAAGATATGGGTGACCCTTTACCCGGTTAACCACGAAGAAAGAATCCTTCCTTTTCAAAAACTTTTGTCAAGGCTATTATATTGCCAGACAGCAGCGCTATCCATCCTCATTTTAGTAAAGGGAGAATTGCTAACAGCATTTGTTACTTGTTTAGTAGGTAGTGTCTTTAGTTATGGTTATGTGTACCTTTATAGCAAAAACAAATTGAAGCACAACAAAAAAATAGCATAA
- a CDS encoding TetR/AcrR family transcriptional regulator, producing the protein MTNKKRHNKQLTRQKILDVSIKLIAERGFKATTLLQIAEKAEVSEMTVVRHFKNKENILIESLQLIKSDVPRMKEFVVTEATYDLEKDLPTIVFIIQDTLLNNNELIRILLREKEYEAKIDNQLSMGLFDLIIHYFDIMKGKNRLCELDSEAIAYDLISSLIGIFLVRSRFENKFTSVSEDEAIKTFIQIFTKGIQP; encoded by the coding sequence ATGACAAATAAAAAAAGGCATAATAAACAACTTACTAGACAAAAAATACTAGATGTGTCAATCAAATTAATAGCTGAAAGGGGCTTTAAAGCGACGACACTGTTGCAGATTGCAGAAAAAGCAGAAGTTTCTGAAATGACGGTCGTTAGACATTTTAAAAACAAAGAAAATATATTGATTGAAAGTTTACAGTTGATTAAATCTGACGTCCCTCGCATGAAAGAATTTGTTGTTACAGAAGCTACATATGATTTAGAAAAGGATTTACCAACAATCGTCTTCATCATTCAAGACACTTTATTAAATAACAATGAGTTAATTAGGATTTTACTGAGAGAAAAAGAATATGAGGCAAAAATAGATAATCAGCTTTCGATGGGACTATTTGATCTCATCATTCATTATTTCGACATTATGAAAGGCAAAAATAGGCTGTGTGAATTAGACTCTGAAGCCATTGCTTATGATTTAATTTCCAGCTTAATAGGGATATTTTTAGTCCGTTCTCGGTTTGAAAATAAATTTACATCCGTTTCAGAAGATGAAGCCATCAAGACATTTATTCAAATTTTCACAAAAGGAATCCAACCTTAA
- a CDS encoding SDR family NAD(P)-dependent oxidoreductase, which produces MIETNTALVTGGTDGIGKALVVKLAESGYTVCFIGRDRTKGQSTLQMAKQIHPEGHHRFYQVDLCNMSDIKEFARSFKKNHTTLRLLYLNAGTIPPSHYTESSEGIETAFAVNYLHRYLLTHLLLDELKAATPSRIVITSAPGRSTNKLNLNDINLTRGYKPLLATDCAAEANEIFTVHMAKHLENLGITINTINPGIVNTNISRNSPMPLRIAMNIMDKLNISKKPSLVADELYKLGTSSSFSSVTGRLFVKGKEITTNSSIVNVQKANKLLDVSLELCNLKE; this is translated from the coding sequence ATGATTGAAACGAACACTGCCCTCGTAACCGGTGGCACGGATGGAATAGGAAAAGCTTTAGTAGTTAAGTTAGCTGAGAGCGGATATACTGTCTGTTTTATTGGGAGAGACCGTACAAAAGGGCAATCTACTTTGCAAATGGCCAAGCAAATACACCCTGAAGGTCATCACCGTTTTTATCAGGTAGATTTATGTAACATGTCGGACATTAAAGAGTTTGCCCGTTCTTTTAAGAAGAATCATACTACACTTCGTTTACTTTATTTAAATGCTGGAACTATCCCACCATCCCATTATACCGAATCAAGCGAAGGAATCGAAACGGCCTTTGCGGTGAACTATTTACACCGTTATTTATTAACTCATCTTTTGCTTGATGAATTAAAGGCTGCTACTCCATCAAGAATTGTCATCACTAGCGCGCCGGGAAGGTCTACGAATAAGTTAAACCTCAATGATATCAATTTAACAAGGGGTTACAAACCCCTCTTAGCGACTGATTGTGCTGCAGAAGCAAACGAAATATTTACCGTTCATATGGCAAAACACTTAGAGAATCTAGGTATTACGATCAACACAATAAATCCTGGCATTGTTAATACAAACATTAGCAGGAATAGCCCTATGCCACTTCGCATTGCAATGAACATCATGGACAAATTAAACATCTCAAAAAAGCCTAGCCTTGTAGCTGACGAATTGTATAAACTCGGTACCTCTTCATCTTTCTCTTCAGTAACTGGTCGTCTTTTTGTAAAAGGAAAAGAAATCACTACTAATAGTTCCATAGTAAATGTTCAAAAAGCAAATAAGCTTTTGGATGTTTCTTTAGAGCTTTGTAATCTTAAAGAATAA